The genomic interval GTTTGACTGTTCCTTTCCATTCAGATTGGCTAGGAGCAGGCCGGGCTGGCTCTGAAAAATGCCGTGGGTAGTTCGTTTTTTTGGGCATCTTTCATCAGATAAAGTTTGGTGCCTGCCAAATTGCCATGACACGCTCGCGCGCAGAGGTACCTATATAACGGATGGAATACTCTCAGAATTCGAGAGGTCCCCAGTTCGAGACAACCTTTCGTTAGGCCGGCCCTTTTTTCCTTTCCCATCTATTGAGGAAGCAGCCTCTTTAAAACACATAGGAATTATGGGACGGTGATATGCACTCTCGGCAACGACTGGATACAACTCGAGCAGCCGGATGATAGGAAGCTGAAGTACGGATACGACGTCTGATCTGTCTGCGTAAGAAACTAAAAGTCCTCACCTATTGGTACAAGTAATTATAACGTGGTACATGTGGATTTGCCCCATCCTTTTTGATTGTTTCCCGGTACGAATCCTCCTTCACTAAGCTCCAGGTCAGTAGGCACAGAGTCCCTTACCTCTGACCTTACCTGCAGCATCGAGCCGTTGTCGGAGTTCCTTGTTACGGCAGTCGTAGCCTGGGCAGGTTGTGTATGCACGTGGCGAGGTTTACCTTCAACAAGATGCTGAATCAGTTCTTTGGAAGTTGGTGGTTCGTGTGATGATTTGTTGTGAACACTGCTGGCCTGCCTGGTAATTGCGTATACTTGCCCCAAGCTTGCATCCGAGCTTTGTCCGAGTTCTCTTTGGTCCGAATATGGAGGTACTCGAAATTCGCGCTTGAAACCTTCTGCTTACCCTCGAGAGAGAAggggaagaagaaaagagacGGAAAGAAGAGACGAGCTAGTCGTCACCCACCGCAAGACACTACGTGTCTCGTCAGTAACGACGCAACTTGCGAGGATCCTCGTAGCCACCGCCCTCGTAGCCGCGTTTTCTACTGTCGTCTTCACGAGGTCGGTCGTAATCTCTGTCTCTGTCTCGGCCGCGGTCCCGGTCCTCTCTGTCGCCTCGGTCTCCGCGGTCACCACGGTCGCGATACCCACCTTCCCCTCTAGGCCTGATGGGTTCCATGTTGCTTCCAGTCCGTCGGCCACCGTCACGGTCCCGATCGCCAAAGCGGCCTCCATCGCGgtagccgccgccgccgccaacgcCACCGGATCTGTCGTCATATGAGCGGCCACCACCACGGTCATACCCACCACCGGAGAAGCTGCGGTCGCCTCGGTCACCACGATCGCCTCCGAAGCCGCGACCAGGTCCTGAAGGGGCGTCTCTGGGTGCGCCGTATCCGTTCGGTCCGCGGTCACCACCCCTGGAGCCGaaatcgccgccgccgcggaaGCCACCACGACCACCGAAACCTCCACCGCCTCCCCTGAAGCCTCCACGTCCGCGACCTCCCTCGAAGCCGCCACGGAAACCGCCTCGGAAGCCACCGCCAAAGTTGCCACCAGGTCCGCCACCCATGGGACGGGCAGGAAGAGCCTTGGTGTAACCTCTGCCACCGAGGCCACCGCCAAATCGGCGGGGCACCCAGCCCTTGACGGTGCGGCCCCGCTCGACGTCTACCTTGATACGTCGGTCTTTGATTCGAATACCATCGCAGGCATCTAGAGCAGCTACTCACCAGTGCGCCAAGGCGCGTGTGTCAGTAAAACCTTGACGATATCATACCTTTGCATCGTGACTGGGTAAAAAGAAGGAAAAACAAGATTTGAGACGGGCAAGCTTGAGGGCCACAGATCTCGGTGTGAAGTGCAGAACGTGGGCAAGCTTGAGGGCCGCACGTCTGAAGGGGAACGACTGGCAGACAAGCCGAGTCTTGTCGGAGGGGGTGGGTTCGGCGGTATTACCTCTCATGTCTTTCTCTCGTTCAAATACTACAAAAGCGTATCCTCGGTggggcttcttcttcttcttgggtCTCTCATGGGCATGCGTGTCAGTGATGATGCGAATCTGTACAAATATTAGCTCGATTCAAAGTGTGGAAAGGTATGCGGGAGTACGTACGCGCTCAATGGGGCCGAATCGACCAAACTCTCTCTCGAGGTCTTGCTCATTTGCCTCGTACGAGAGTCGCGCAACAATGAGCGTCTTGAAAGCGTCGCCACGAATGTTGGGATCCTCATGCGGCTTGACTAGATTACGAAAACATCAGCATAGACTCTCGGCGGATAAATACTGGCAGAACTAACAGTCCTTCGGCCCCTCGGTTTTGAGCTTCTCAACAGCTGCCTGCTTCTCAAGCTTCTTGCGGTCGCGCATCTGAAGCCAACTTTCCGTCGGCTTGTAgtcgtcctcctccttgTATTGTTGGAGCGCGGGAAGGAATTCGGCGAGTCCAGAGACGGGGAGGGTTCGTCGGGCCTCGGGCGCATGGTCGGGCGGCGCAACCCATCGCAGAGGAGGGCGCGGCGCGAAGAGCGCCAACAGGTTAGGAGGGAGCTTATCCGTCATCGCTGTAGTTGCTCTTCGTCAAATTCCCGATTCAAGAAATGTTTGTCGACTCGGATAGGATGCGTCACGCCGTAGCTAATGATGCATCGACGGAGCTTGGTGGGATGTCGGGATTTGGAAAGGGAGCAGGCGCGTCGTCAGAGTAAAGGGAATGAAATTGACACGAGCATGGGAAAGTTTGTAGCGCAGCCTGCCTTTGGCCAATCGCCGCGGTTCAGCCGAGCCATCCTGGTCACAGACGGGAGCTTCGAGGCAGGTACGTACCTCCGGAGGCTGTCACCTCAGGCTGCATCCTACGTTTTCGCGCTAAGAAATTTCCCCGTCCCTGGAAAGGAGCCTCTCGTGATCCAGACTGCGAACCAGATTCTGTGCGCCAAGCAGGATACCATGACGATCAGAGCATTGAAGACGGTGTCTACCGGCCGTGTAAGTTCCTCGGGAGACGAACATACTGTAAACCCATTGCTGACGTCCTTACAGAATGGCCTGGGCTCTTTCATCCTCCAGTGCAAGAAGCTGGACTTTCACTACTGCGACTGGGCCGGCAGCTCCAAGGGAATGAAGTACGCCAATCCGCCCTCAGAAGGAGACTATCGAGAACACTGCTAACGGTCACCCAGCGGCTTCATCAAGTCTCAGCTTCCCAAGTTCGCCGCCGCAAACCCCCAAGTCGAGTTCACCGTATCGCCCCGTCCGTCGAAACACCCCATCATTGTCGGCCACTACATCAACGGCCGCGAGAAGGCCATTTGCGTTCGGAATATGGAGCCAATCGAGATCTTGAAGAAGGCTGAGCTTCTGCGCGACGCCAACGGAGAGAAATTGAAGAGGGTCAACAAGCCGGTCAACAGTATCAACCCCAGTGTCAGAGGTGTCTGGAGTCCTTACCACGGAAATGGCATGGCTGTAAAAATATGAGAGGCACGAGCGTATCGATTTGGAAAAACGTGTAAAATTACGAAAGGAACTAGGCGTGTAAAGGACGAAAGCGGGAGCTTCTTTGCCGCGTGTACCATACATTGACCCGTCAGGGAGGGCAAAGAGTACCCCTTTAAGAACTCGAAATTCAAGAATCACAAACATTTCACCAGGTCTAACCACCTTCAGAagattgggggggggggtgtataattcttttattcaAGTCTACGGCCCTAGGAGTTGGCGACTACGAATGGTCACTTGGGGGTCATCCTAGGTCTATCCCGGCCCATCACGGCCTGATTTTaggtcatcatcatcaagtTTGTAATCTGGCTTGTTTACTGCTTGGCGTTGACAATGTCGACGACTGTGCCATGTTAGCTGTCCGTCCATGATGATGGTGCACCGAAAATACTCACAGCCAGGCTTCAGGGAGGCACCGCCGACCAAGAAACCGTCAATATCCTTCTCCTTGGCGAGGTCCTTGCAGTTCTTCTCGTTGACACTGCCGCCGTAGAGGATGCGGGTCTCGTCGGCAACCTTGTCGCTGACCTCCTTCTTGAGCCAGGCGCGGATGGCGGCGTGAACCTCCTGGGCCTGGTCGTTGGTGGCGACCTTGCCAGTGCCGATGGCCCAGATGGGCTCGTAGGCAATGACGACCTTGGACCAGTCGGAGATGGCGGCCTTGAGGGCAGCAAGCTGCTTGCTGACGACCTCGACGGTGGTGCCGGCCTCGCGCTCCTCGAGGCTCTCACCGCAGCACCAGATGGCGCCGACGCCGTTCTCAGTGGCGTACTTGGTCTTGGAGGCAACGACCTCGTCGGACTCGCGGAGGATGGTGCGGCGCTCAGAGTGGCCGAGGATGGCCCAGTTGATGTTGCTGTCCTTGAGCTGGGAGACGCTGATCTCGCCGGTGAAGGCACCGTTGGGTTTGTCGAAGACGTTCTGGGCGGCCACCTCAACGTCCTTGCGGAGCTGGTCGCGGGCGAGCTGGAGGTAGATGGCAGGAGGGGAGACGACGACCTCTGCAGACTGTCAGAGAAGCTCAACGGCGGGACAGGACTGCAAAGACATGGCACGTACCGGTGTTGGAGTCGAGGGTAGCGTTATTCAGGTTCTGGACAATCTCCTTGATGGCGGAAACAGATCCGTTCCTACAAGGTCGATGGTCATTAGTCTCACGATGTTTTGGCTGAAGCCGCAGCTTCCAGGCTGCCCCTCTCCGGTAGGGTGGTGCAGAGATCGTCGACCCCGCCAATGGGACGAAACTTACATCTTGAAGTTGCCGCCGACGAAGAACTTGCGAGCCATGTTGGGCAATTGGTGGTGATTTGGTGATACGTGGGAGGTTTGATAGGATTGGATACGTCTGCGTTTCCGTCAGGAGTGAAAGATCAGATCAAAGTCTTGGGTGTAAATGACGCAGGATAGATTCGGAGAGCTTCGTAGTCATGGAAAAGACCTCAGGGTTGGGTCACGTCAAAAGCTCCAGTGCAAGGTGGGCTGCGCTTGTCTCATGGAGGGGCAGAGGGGCTGCGCAGGAGGGGCAACTGGTACCACAGCTGCCCACCTCGAGAGTGCCGCCAGAGTGCCGCCGCTAGCAGGCCGAGCCCatggcagcaacagcagcaggctGACAGCACACAATCAGCAGTTCTGGTGGGGTCCCCAGCGGCCCCCGGTCTGACCCGGAGCCTGCAGCTGCCCCGCACTCAACCTCACTGCAGCATCCAAAGTTGCCCAAGTGACCTGAGCGTCCGTCTACCGTGGGCTGAGACCATCCTCCAACATCGACCGCCCCTCAACAGTTTTCATGCCCAGTCGGACCGTTCTCTTCCTTTCATCCCCAGGGTCGCCGAGTCTCTCATTTGATAAGCCAATCGGATGCCCGCTAGCTCCCAGGTGAATAGCAGCAGAGAATGACGGCTACCTTGACCGCGTAAGTCAGCAAAGATAGTGTGTAGTTTAGTATGTACAACCCGTTATTGTATAGTAAGAACCAGCCAAAGACGTTTCTTCATGAACGACTTGAGATTGACGACCCCGGACCTATCCTGCTTCGGTGAACTTGCATTGATACAGGCTGTCGATTGAGGCGTCAATGTTGCACCAAAAGAGCCAACGATGCATCCGCCATATTTCTATGAGGTAAAGACCTCGGCCAACCTGTTCACGAACCCTGTTTCTTCCGAATCGACGGCTACTTGAGCTCCGTCTCTTATTAGCCCCGGCAAAGCAAAGTGGCAGACATCTCGGTTGGACGCAATGTCGGCTCGTCAACGAAAATGATTCACAATCGCTCCGGCTCACGATATGCCCGGGCAGCAAGCTTGCTTGCTCTGTTTTGTTTGGTGAGAAACACATCGTATGGCAAGTTTAGACTGAAGTAGACTGAAGTCCGAGAATGCATGCCCTGTATAATGTCTCAATAATCATATCTCCTTGATCTCAGCACTCACCATCCCTTCGTTTAATCAAGTCTGCGATGGTTTAGCTTCTCACCAAAAAacgaataataattaccAGTTCCACACGTAAGTCCTTGCTGTTAAAGCACCCCAATCTCTTCGCTGTCCCGAGGCCGCGAGTCTGGCGTCTTCGATCCGGAGCATCAAAAGCAAAGCTACGCGACGCCGTCTCAGATATTTCACAATCACGATTCAACAGGATCCAAGGCCGCTGGGCCGAGAGATGTGATAAGTCCTAGTCAGTTTCTCGTCTAATGCCAAATTCATGATCTGTACCCGCAGCCCCAGTGAAGGTCGCCAATCGACAAATCTGCAAATTTGATTGTCTTGTCCATGCAGCATCCCGTGCAGAGCACGGATCGCCTTGGTCGACTTCCCCTGACTTATGATCTTCGTTTCCGGATGGCATCCTGACATGAGAGGGGAGAAAACTTGGCAAGGGAGCATGATCCGGTCTGTGAAGTTGGCCGTGCTCAACTTCCTTGCGTCGCGCTCATTGAGAATCCCTTCATCTAGCCAGAACCACTTCAGCTCGGACCTTCCCAGATCCTGGCAACGTCGTGGTGTCTTCGCGGAGTGATGATTAATTCGTCTCTGTTGTAAGACATCGTCGCATTCGATTGCGCCGTACCAAAAAGGAACTCCATGAGAAGGAAGTCTTTCACTACTTGTTAGACCAACCTAGCCCTCTTTCACCGTCTTTTCTGACGTCTACGCAAGTAAGCGGTCAATGCTGCTAGTAATTCAGCGTTCATATTCATTGGAACAGCATCGAAGTAGGATTGACGTGGAGTTTGCAGATGGAAGAGACGATTTCCAGATCTAAAGCTGTGTAAGCCGATCACCGAGCTCCGTAATGGATTCATACGCCTCCGTATCAGGCTCTTCAGACAGGAGCCTTCTCTCTCAGCTTTCGTCTAGTGCTAGCTTCGGCATATGCCCTCGCCTCATCTATCTATTGCTATGCCGGCGCCCCTTTCGGGCTGTTCTGTGCAATCATGAGCTAAACCTCGAACTCTTCGAGTACGGTGAAACCATTTTCAACTCGAATAGATGCAGCGAGGCGCAAAAGAACCGATACCACGCGGTTGAAGAGATAGATAGCTTCTATGAATTAGACGAGTCTATACCGGACTGGTGGCCTCTGACATGGGAGACGGATGGCACTTTGGTGGCACATAGTAAGGTGCAAGAATGAGCGAGCCATATCATAGAGCACACTGTACTTGAGATGTGATGGTCTTGCCAAGAGTCATCCTCTCCAGCATGCTTCCGACGTTTCACGAACACGCGCTAGGCGGCATGAATATCGCGAGTCCCCGTCAGAAACACAATGTCTTCTCACAATCTGTCATACGAGACGCCTGGGCATTCTAGAAGTCCAGTGCCGTCTAGAACCCGTCATCTACCCGTTTTCGCGCACAATAGGTGAGCACTCCAGGCGGTATAATGAACCCATGTCAAGTGTCGTTATGATTGAGTCGGTCACGTAAGGGGCAGCCCCCGGGAGGCGCAGCTGATGGCAGGCCGGACACACGTGGGGTTGACAGCCCCGGCCTGATCTCAGGGCCCAATCGCATCTTCACCAGCCATGATCCAGACCGGGGAACTTGGCTTCACGGAGGGTTGCTCTCGACGGGCGGGAGGGAGAGAGGGCTGAAGACTTTTTTCTCCGTCGCCCGCTAATGACAGGAACACCGGGACCGAGCTGTGCGCTCGCGACATCATTCGCTGCCGACCTTCCAGGGCCCCAATCATCGTGTGCCGGTTGAAACAGCAGCGTACGAGGGGTGGTTCGGAAACGGCTCAGAAATAGCAATCTGGCCACCCAGCTATTGCGCGTGGTGGCTGCAAGAAGAAGCAATACGACATCCAGATAACAGTACTGGTTCGTTTCATTGAGTGTGGCGGGATTCACGAACCCAGAGGCAATGGATAGTAGAGCTGTTGAAATCGGCCTTGTGATATGAGTTGCTGAGTGTGACTTGAAAGGTGTCGTCTGGCTGATGACTAAGATCATTCGTGGTGTGGGGCAGCATGTCATGGCTCAAGAACCGAATGGAAGCCGCATCTTCCAACTAACACCTGCTGTCAACTCCTTGCCAGCTAACGACTTCACGTCAAAGTACGCCATCCTATTCCATCCTCTTGCATATGAAGCCGCCTCTTCGCTTGATGACATGCGTACCCTGGCATCCGCTGTTCGTTAGACAAGGTAGCATTGGGGCGCCACCAGTCATGGGAACGCCCAGATCCGATGTGATAGGGACCGGAACCTGACAGGCCAAGACTACCATATCAGAGAGCGGCCGCATCATGGGGGCCTTGCAGCATAGCCTCTGGGAACACGATGACCTGCCTCTAGCCGTATTAAGAGACCTGTCCAGGATGTCGAGGTCGAACAGGCGAGAATCGAATTGGGGCCTATGGCGTCCAACACCCTCTGACACGTACGGTTTTATCATGCCCTCGCCCGGTCGTCAATGCGCCATAACGAACCCAAAACCCGTGCGTCCTGCCAAGCTCCAAACAGTTCTCTACCACAGTAACCAAAGAGAAACGAGAAGGCGGCGCGGCTTCGAAGACAACTCGCCAATCCAGATCCTGGATGCAAACATTTCTGATCCTCATCCAGGAACACATTGTCTTCCCCACCTTCAGCTTGCTTTCCGCTACGTCCACCGGCCGCCCACCTCCACCATCATGATGATATTCAGACCAGGGCCGGTTTCTGAGTTTGAATGCTCTCACCAACAAGCACCTTACCGCTCGAATGAAGCTGCCAGCGGCCAACCCGTTCTGTCAAATAACCTGACAGCTTCCCTTGACATGTCATGCTCATGATCGCAGGCCTGGCGCATGACGCTGACGATCATGAAAGGATTCTGACACTGTTGACACCTAGAAGTGAAAGCTGTCTCGGTAGCTTCAAACTGGTTCCGCTGCGTTAGCGGCAAATGACCCCGGTCTCTGAGCCTGGGTCTGCCGCGTCAAAC from Colletotrichum lupini chromosome 2, complete sequence carries:
- a CDS encoding U1 small nuclear ribonucleoprotein, encoding MTDKLPPNLLALFAPRPPLRWVAPPDHAPEARRTLPVSGLAEFLPALQQYKEEDDYKPTESWLQMRDRKKLEKQAAVEKLKTEGPKDFKPHEDPNIRGDAFKTLIVARLSYEANEQDLEREFGRFGPIERIRIITDTHAHERPKKKKKPHRGYAFVVFEREKDMRGNTAEPTPSDKTRLVCQSFPFRRAALKLAHVLHFTPRSVALKLALAALDACDGIRIKDRRIKVDVERGRTVKGWVPRRFGGGLGGRGYTKALPARPMGGGPGGNFGGGFRGGFRGGFEGGRGRGGFRGGGGGFGGRGGFRGGGDFGSRGGDRGPNGYGAPRDAPSGPGRGFGGDRGDRGDRSFSGGGYDRGGGRSYDDRSGGVGGGGGYRDGGRFGDRDRDGGRRTGSNMEPIRPRGEGGYRDRGDRGDRGDREDRDRGRDRDRDYDRPREDDSRKRGYEGGGYEDPRKLRQGFKREFRVPPYSDQRELGQSSDASLGQVYAITRQASSVHNKSSHEPPTSKELIQHLVEGKPRHVHTQPAQATTAVTRNSDNGSMLQVRSEVRDSVPTDLELSEGGFVPGNNQKGWGKSTYVVSVLQLPIIRLLELYPVVAESAYHRPIIPMHQTLSDERCPKKRTTHGIFQSQPGLLLANLNGKEQSNLSAIDYNG
- a CDS encoding triosephosphate isomerase codes for the protein MARKFFVGGNFKMNGSVSAIKEIVQNLNNATLDSNTEVVVSPPAIYLQLARDQLRKDVEVAAQNVFDKPNGAFTGEISVSQLKDSNINWAILGHSERRTILRESDEVVASKTKYATENGVGAIWCCGESLEEREAGTTVEVVSKQLAALKAAISDWSKVVIAYEPIWAIGTGKVATNDQAQEVHAAIRAWLKKEVSDKVADETRILYGGSVNEKNCKDLAKEKDIDGFLVGGASLKPGFVDIVNAKQ